A section of the Vespa velutina chromosome 6, iVesVel2.1, whole genome shotgun sequence genome encodes:
- the LOC124950161 gene encoding uncharacterized protein LOC124950161 isoform X4 — protein MEAERDKNKLDPWKVKHFEPIWGEKREPKLRSGLHCINESRSSGAVTRSSLRLRLENNIDTITSENTHCPIVLSEDKIEEDSCKIDINTNNTEDINDAQEEHANLLSTEYNESIHTDSVEIAVSTQLCQERIDDAIHVNDVTEETPKNNEIENQICQEKNVDTYMEEELQENPKEVEDVKDHLLEVAEENTGPLLEDNSSSKSNEQSEHVPLEEPSSQLSKECISEASVDQISQISKEQITQISDDQIYQITDCETNTALGNSPTHSQVRTSDIVMDESNLMVNNTQSESGPVSHENSADGESQIPEGMEIDSETLQRIHELEVRGEMREAYEEISGCPEEIMYPILESMEMESNNTEETEAQVVSAQVEDVRGPQDVTGGNEDEALREANNYVCSEMLECSWTVDPAVNTINNNNRTQEELQVPWPLVAAALDGSVAANITVTTQDECGETPTTTESTNAAQQFINSDATVESVNCIQLPVVQGTPFQSENLAIGNPGTSCIMKNLQSQNPPIIAFPQLQSIRFVQTSFHSEQNTTPVLNNATAISTQLQNQPNSTPQVNIMRAQEEIVQLNTQNNILHNNIRDNVTQNQIQNTVPVGIGVQTQNRAQNTIMVQHQATTPTQSRQIVATLHQQQQQPQQYHNTVSSRTSRSNNQGNQRGSRNSNKEQGGGRSRGTTKEPPGAVNLERSYQICQAVIQSSPNRDQLKAHLKPPPSLLARGDGAFTTSKSGGRTITTLKTQKTQQSMQHNKQGQNKPQAVMLRHVFATARQATSTEVTESNTVAQLGSTATSALGQYILVQRTGVGDGAPRASSAPPLPPQIAGMGVGVHLVRGRPASAGEGSHQAVTLKARGTDGRGAGGAEPGAPGMIMGGDPPPPCDCNMRGAMVICRQCGAFCHDDCIGPQRICATCLIR, from the exons ATGGAAGCAGAGCgtgacaaaaataaattagatccTTGGAAAGTAAAACATTTTGAACCCATTTGGGGTGAGAAACGTGAACCTAAACTAAGATCGGGTCTTCATTGCATTAATGAATCACGATCTAGTGGTGCAGTTACACGTTCAAGCCTAAGGTTACGTTTAGAAAACAATATTGATACAATTACATCAGAAAATACTCATTGTCCTATTGTATTGTCAGAAGATAAAATTGAGGAAGATAGTTGTAAAATTGacattaatacaaataacaCAGAAGATATAAATGATGCACAGGAAGAGCATGCAAATCTTTTATCAACTGAATATAATGAATCTATACACACTGACTCTGTAGAAATAGCAGTAAGCACACAATTATGTCAGGAAAGGATAGATGATGCTATTCATGTTAATGATGTTACAGAAGAAACACCAAAAAATAATGAGATAGAAAATCAAATTTGTCAGGAAAAGAATGTAGATACGTATATGGAAGAGGAGTTACAGGAAAATCCTAAGGAAGTGGAAGATGTCAAAGATCACCTTCTTGAAGTTGCAGAAGAAAATACAGGACCTTTATTAGAGGATAATTCATCATCAAAATCTAATGAACAGTCAGAACATGTACCTTTAGAAGAACCAAGTTCACAATTATCCAAAGAATGTATATCTGAAGCTTCAGTGGATCAAATATCTCAAATATCAAAAGAACAAATTACCCAAATTTCTGATGatcaaatttatcaaataacaGATTGTGAAACTAATACTGCACTTGGAAATTCACCAACACATTCTCAAGTTAGAACAAGTGATATTGTGATGGATGAGTCAAATTTGATGGTTAATAATACACAATCAGAGTCAGGACCAGTCTCACATGAAAATTCAGCAGATGGTGAGTCACAAATTCCTGAGGGAATGGAAATTGATAGTGAAACTTTACAACGTATACACGAGCTAGAG gTACGAGGGGAAATGCGAGAAGCTTATGAAGAAATTTCAGGATGTCCAGAAGAAATTATGTATCCTATTTTAGAGAGTATGGAAATGGAATCAAATAATACTGAAGAAACAGAAGCTCAGGTGGTATCCGCACAAGTAGAAGATGTTAGAGGGCCGCAAGACGTAACTGGCGGAAATGAGGATGAAGCTTTGAGAGAAGCAAATAATTATGTTTGTTCAGAAATGTTAGAATGTAGCTGGACAGTAGATCCTGCTGTTAATaccatcaataataataatagg ACACAAGAAGAACTTCAAGTTCCCTGGCCTTTGGTAGCTGCTGCTTTAGACGGTTCAGTTGCTGCTAATATCACAGTGACTACACAAGATGAATGTGGTGAAACACCTACTACAACTGAATCAACAAATGCTGCACAACAATTCATAAACTCAGATGCTACTGTTGAATCTGTTAACTGTATTCAACTTCCCGTCGTTCAAGGAACTCCTTTTCAATCTGAAAATTTAGCAATTGGTAATCCAGGAACAAGTTGCATAATGAAGAACCTCCAGTCACAGAATCCACCAATTATTGCCTTTCCACAATTGCAGTCTATTAGATTTGTACAAACCAGTTTTCATTCAGAGCAAAATACAACACCAGTATTGAATAATGCTACTGCAATTTCGACTCAGTTACAAAATCAGCCAAACTCAACTCCGCAGGTTAACATTATGAGAGCACAGGAAGAAATTGTACAATTGAACacacaaaataatattctgcATAATAATATCCGTGATAATGTGACACAAAATCAAATTCAAAATACAGTACCAGTTGGAATTGGAGTGCAAACACAAAATAGAGCACAAAATACTATTATGGTTCAACATCAAGCAACAACACCTACACAATCACGTCAAATTGTCGCCACTTTAcatcaacagcagcaacaaccaCAACAGTATCATAATACAGTTTCTTCAAGAACATCTCGTTCTAATAATCAAGGAAATCAAAGAGGTTCTAGGAATAGTAATAAAGAACAGGGGGGAGGAAGATCCAGAGGTACAACTAAGGAGCCACCAGGAGCTGTTAATTTGGAACGCAGCTATCAAATTTGTCAAGCG GTAATACAAAGTTCACCAAATAGAGATCAACTTAAAGCCCATCTTAAGCCACCACCTAGTTTGTTAGCAAGAGGTGATGGAGCGTTTACAACTAGTAAGTCTGGCGGGCGAACAATCACAACACTTAAAACTCAGAAAACACAACAATCAATGCAACACAATAAGCAAGGACAAAATAAACCTCAAGCAGTCATGCTTAGGCATGTGTTTGCTACAGCACGCCAAGCAACATCTACAGAG GTTACAGAAAGCAATACAGTAGCGCAGTTAGGATCTACAGCTACCAGTGCACTTGGACAATACATTCTTGTGCAAAGGACAGGTGTCGGAGATGGTGCACCAAGAGCGTCATCTGCACCACCATTACCTCCACAAATTGCAGGAATGGGTGTTGGAGTACATTTAGTTAGAGGTAGACCAGCCAGTGCAGGAGAAGGCTCACATCAAGCAGTTACGCTAAAGGCACGAGGTACCGATGGCAGAGGAGCAGGCGGAGCTGAACCTGGAGCACCTGGTATGATTATGGGTGGAGATCCGCCACCACCTTGCGATTGCAATATGCGGGGTGCTATGGTAATCTGTCGACAATGCGGTGCCTTTTGCCACGACGATTGCATTGGACCACAGCGTATCTGCGCTACTTGTCTTATACGTTAA